In Streptacidiphilus sp. P02-A3a, the DNA window AGGGTCAGATCGGCCGGACCGAGCCGGTCGGCGGCGATCTTCGCCTGGTGCCAGTAGGGATAGAGCAGCGGCGGCGCGCTCACCGCGTCCAGTCGCGCCCGCTCGGCCTCGGACAGGGCCAGGTCGGCCGCACCGAGGTTCGCGACCAGCTGCGCCTCGCTCCGGGCCCCGATCACCAGCGAGGTCACGGCCGGTCTGGACAACAGCCAGGCCAGCGCGACCCGCGCCGCGGGCACCCCTCGTGCCTGCGCCAGTTCGACCAGGACGTCGACGATGTCGTGCAGCCGGTCGGCGTCGCGAACCGGCGGCTCGTTCCAGTCGTTCAGGTGCCGGGCGCCCTCGGGGTCCTCGGCACCGCGCCGGTACTTGCCGGTCAGCAGCCCACCGGCCAACGGGCTCCAGGCCAGCACCCCGAGGCGCTGGTCGACGGCGGCCGGGACCAACTCGTACTCGGCTTCCCTGGCCTGCAACGAGTAGTGGATCTGCTGCGAGACGAAGCGCGTGGCACCGGTCCGTTCGGCGGTCGCCAGCGCCTTCATCAGGTGCCAGCCGGAGAAGTTGGAGCAGCCGACGTAGCGCACCTTGCCGGCCCGGACCAGGTCGTCCAGCGCGGAGAGGGTCTCCTCCAGCGGAGTGAGGCCGTCCCATGCGTGCATCTGGTAGAGGTCTATGTGGTCGGTGTCGAGGCGGCGCAGGCTGGCCTCGCAGGCGCGCACGAGGTGGTGCCGGGAGAGACCGGCGTCGTTCGGTCCACCGCCGGTGGGCATCCTCGCCTTGGTGGCGACCAGCACGCGGTCCCGGCGCCCCTTGAGCGCCTGGCCGACGATCTCCTCGGAGAGGCCGCCGGAATAGGAGTCGGCCGTGTCGACCAAATTGACCCCGGCGTCCAGGGCGAGGTCGACCAACCGGGTCGCGTCCGGGAGATCGGTATTCCCTACTTTTGCGAAGACACCGCGTCCGCCGAAGGTCATCGTACCCAGGGCGAGTACGGACACCCGCAGACCGGATCCGCCGAGCTGTCGATATTCCATGGCGGCCACTCTAGGTCCGGCCGGTACAGCCCGAATAAATTCGGGCTGTACCGGCCGGGAATTCTGCGGAGGGTCCTGCCTGCCCACGGAGAGAGTACTTCTATAGTGCTGCGGCATAAAATCTCCCTGTGGCCGGATTCCACGACGGGGACCGGCGGGCGGAATCCAGCGAAAGGGCAGACGTGCTCCCTCGACTCAGGAAATCGGCACGGGGTGCGCTCCGCTGTCTGTGGGAGGGTCTGAAGCTGTACGGAATGATGGAGATCGGCGGTCCCGATTCCCTTCCGCCATTACCGGTGAAGCCGGGGGATCCCGGTCCGTTCCATCCGGAGCGGGTTCGCTCGGACATTCCGCTGAACCGGCGGGAACGTGAGATCGCGCGACAGTTGCGCGATCTCACGTGAGGTCAGCCGCGGGCTGTGCTCACTGATTGACCAGGATCTCGTGCTGGAGCTGCCTTGCCTCGGGGGAGGGCTTGAGTCCGAGCTCGTCGTCGAGTATCCGGCGCAGCTCCCGGTACACGGTGAGCGCCTCGCCCCGTCGGCCCGACCGTTGCAGGGCGTCCATGAGCTTGACGTAGAAGGCCTCGTGCAGGCGATGGGTGGCGATGAGGGACCGCAGCTCACCGATGATCTCCCGGTGCCGGTTGTCCGCCAGGTCCGCCTCGATGCGCAGCGAGACCGCCTCCAACCGCAGCTCCTCCAGATAGACGGAGAGTCCGTGCAGAGCCGGGCCCGAAGTGACGTCGGTGGCGATCGGGCCGCGCCACAGCTCCAGTGCCTCACGCAGCAGTTCGGTTGCCCGACGGGCACCTCCGCGCCGCAGTTCGTCGCGGCTGCGGTCCAGTAGACACTGGAACCGGAAGACGTCGACGTTGTTCCGCGGAACCGCCAGTACGTAACCCTCCGGGCGGGTGACGAGTAAGTCCGTGCCGATCGGGGAAGCGAAGCTCCGCCCGAAGAGCTTGCGCAGTTGGTGGATGTAGGTCTGCACGATGGTCTTCACGGTGTTGGGCGGGCCGTCCGGCCACAGTTCGTCGATGATGCGTTCCACGCTCACCGTCGAATCGGCGTTCACGGCCAGTAGCGCGAGTAGCTGACGAAGTTTGGTGGCGGTAATCACGACCGATGCACGACCCTCCGTGCTCGCGCTCTCGTGGATCATTTCGAACGGCCCCAGCAGGTCGATCCGCACGAGCTCGCCATGCGTCATCGTGTTCCCCCTGTTAAACTTCAGTATTCTCTGTTTTGGACTCCAACTGATCGAACTGTGCCACGGGAAGCCTGAACTGATATGAAATCGGTTCTGGCCCCCGAATAGTCGCGAGAATGGGAACTCGCTCACATGCGGATAAAAGGCGACCTTATCCCGGAGAACTGTCCATGTCAATGACGCAATGGAACCTTGCACCTTGAGGCGAGAATTGCACTGCAGCGCAAGAATTGCTGGTCGGTTTGAATCGACCGTGTCCGGCCACGGAAAGGAACCGGCGTACTGAGCGGGGCCGGCCACGATGCGCTCGGTGACCGGCCCCTGCGTTCTTCCGCGGCTAGGCCGACGCCCGCAGCCGCTCGTTCGCCAGTCTCAGTACCTGCCCCAAGGTGGACGCCACCGTGACCTCCTCCTCGCCGAGGACCGCGTCGTGTTGCAACTCCAACTTGGTCACCGTCTCCAGGAGGGCGAGCGAGTCGCAGCCGAGTTCGTCCAGGGTGTGGTCGGAGATGTCGCCGTGCAGTGCCTCGACGTCGTCACCGAGGCAGGAGATGAGGATCGCGCGCAGGTCGTCGACCGTGATCTGTTCAGCCATGGTCAGCTCTCCTTCTGGGCGTTGCGGATGACAAGGGCGGAGTTGAACCCCCACCGGCCTCGGGCCAGCACCAGAGCGGTGTCCACCCGGGCCGGACGCGGCTCGCCGACCACCAGGTCGAGGTCGTACGTGTCCGGGACCGTGCGGGAGCCGAAGGTCGGTGGGATGATGTCGTGCTTGATGCTCATCAGCGCCGCCACCACGTCCAGCACTCCGCCGCCGGAGAAGAGCCGACCGGTCAGCGCCTTGGGCGCGGTCACCGGGACGCCGCGTGCGCCGAAGAGCTCGCGCAGCACCCGGGCCTCGTCCCGGTCAAGGTTCGGCAGGCCGGCGGCATCGGCGAAGACCACGTCCACCGCGCTCGCCGGGAGCCTCGCGTCGGCCAGGGCGAGTTCCACCGCTCGCCCGAGGGTGGTGCCGCGTCCGCTGCCGGGCGCCGGGTCGAAGGTGGAGGCATGGCCGGCGATCTCGCCGTAGACGCGGGCGCCGCGGGCCCGGGCGGAGTCGGCGTCCTCCAGGACACAGAGCGCACCGCCCTCGCCCGGCACGTAGCCGGACGCCCGGGCGTCGAAGGGCCGGTAGGCGGTGGTCGGGTCCGGGTCGGTGCTGACCCGGCCACTGGACAGGTGCGCGGCCCAACCCCACGGGTCGAGGGCCGAGTCGACCCCGCCGCAGATCACCAACGGCACGCCGGTCCGCACTGTACGGCGGGCCTGACCGAGCGCGTCCAGGCCCCCGGCCTCCTCCGCGACCAAGGCCACCGAGGGGCCGCGCATGGTGTGCCGGATCGAGATCTGGCCGGTGTTCACCGCGTAGAACCAGGCGAAGGACTCGTAGACACTGACGTGTTGCGGGCCCTGCCGCCACAGCTTCTGGAACTCGCGGTGGGTGAACTCGAACCCGCCGGAGGCGTTGGCAGTGACCACGCCCAGGTCGTAGTCGGTCATGGACGCGGTCTCCACCCCGGCGTCGTCCAGTGCGCCCTGAGCGGCGATCAACGCGAGGCGGGTGGACACGTCGGTCTGGACCACGAGCCGACTGGGCAGGTGCTTCGCCGGGTCCACCCCGTCCACCAACCCGGCCAGCCGCGCGGGCCAGCCGCTCGTGTCGAACCGGTCGAGCGGGACGATGCCGCTGCGTCCGGTCAGGGTCGACTCCCAGTACTCCTCGACGCCGTAGCCGTTCGGCGCCACGACGCCCAGGCCCGTGATGACGCTCATGCGGCCTCCGGCTTCGGCCGGGTCAACACCATCGCGCTCTGGAACCCGCCGAAACCGCTGCCAACCGTCAGCACGGTGTCGGTGCGGTGCTCCCGGGCCACGAGCGGCACGTAGTCGAGATCGCACTCCGGATCGGTGACCTGGAGGTTGGCGGTGGGCGGAACCACGTGGTGCTCCATGGCCAGCAGCGACGCGGCGATCTCCACCGATCCGACCGCGCCCAGCGAGTGACCCACCATCGACTTGATCGAGCTGACCGGCGTCTTGTAGGCGTACTGGCCCAGGCTGCGCTTGAACGCGGCGGTCTCGTGCCGGTCGTTCTGCTTGGTGCCCGAGCCGTGCGCGTTGATGTAGTCGATGTCCGAGGGGTTCAGCCTGGCCTGGTCGAGCGCGACCCGAATCGCCTCGGCCAACTCCCGCCCGTCGGGCCGCAACCCGGTCATGTGGTAGGCGTTGCAGCGGGTGGCGAAGCCACCGACCTCGGCGTAGATGCGGGCCCCGCGCCGCAGGGCAGCGCCGAGCTCCTCCAGCACGAACATCGCCGC includes these proteins:
- a CDS encoding aldo/keto reductase, with amino-acid sequence MEYRQLGGSGLRVSVLALGTMTFGGRGVFAKVGNTDLPDATRLVDLALDAGVNLVDTADSYSGGLSEEIVGQALKGRRDRVLVATKARMPTGGGPNDAGLSRHHLVRACEASLRRLDTDHIDLYQMHAWDGLTPLEETLSALDDLVRAGKVRYVGCSNFSGWHLMKALATAERTGATRFVSQQIHYSLQAREAEYELVPAAVDQRLGVLAWSPLAGGLLTGKYRRGAEDPEGARHLNDWNEPPVRDADRLHDIVDVLVELAQARGVPAARVALAWLLSRPAVTSLVIGARSEAQLVANLGAADLALSEAERARLDAVSAPPLLYPYWHQAKIAADRLGPADLTLLGRYVRR
- a CDS encoding DUF6059 family protein, which codes for MLPRLRKSARGALRCLWEGLKLYGMMEIGGPDSLPPLPVKPGDPGPFHPERVRSDIPLNRREREIARQLRDLT
- a CDS encoding AfsR/SARP family transcriptional regulator; protein product: MRIDLLGPFEMIHESASTEGRASVVITATKLRQLLALLAVNADSTVSVERIIDELWPDGPPNTVKTIVQTYIHQLRKLFGRSFASPIGTDLLVTRPEGYVLAVPRNNVDVFRFQCLLDRSRDELRRGGARRATELLREALELWRGPIATDVTSGPALHGLSVYLEELRLEAVSLRIEADLADNRHREIIGELRSLIATHRLHEAFYVKLMDALQRSGRRGEALTVYRELRRILDDELGLKPSPEARQLQHEILVNQ
- a CDS encoding acyl carrier protein; protein product: MAEQITVDDLRAILISCLGDDVEALHGDISDHTLDELGCDSLALLETVTKLELQHDAVLGEEEVTVASTLGQVLRLANERLRASA
- a CDS encoding ketosynthase chain-length factor: MSVITGLGVVAPNGYGVEEYWESTLTGRSGIVPLDRFDTSGWPARLAGLVDGVDPAKHLPSRLVVQTDVSTRLALIAAQGALDDAGVETASMTDYDLGVVTANASGGFEFTHREFQKLWRQGPQHVSVYESFAWFYAVNTGQISIRHTMRGPSVALVAEEAGGLDALGQARRTVRTGVPLVICGGVDSALDPWGWAAHLSSGRVSTDPDPTTAYRPFDARASGYVPGEGGALCVLEDADSARARGARVYGEIAGHASTFDPAPGSGRGTTLGRAVELALADARLPASAVDVVFADAAGLPNLDRDEARVLRELFGARGVPVTAPKALTGRLFSGGGVLDVVAALMSIKHDIIPPTFGSRTVPDTYDLDLVVGEPRPARVDTALVLARGRWGFNSALVIRNAQKES